TGGTGTTGTGAAAATGCGTCGGGAGACCACGGGCTCGGTTTCGAGCCCCGCTTCGGCTGGTGTGCCGAAGCCGGTCGGCGACGTCGTGCCGGTGTCCGATGGGCACACTCGCCGCGCGATCATTCACCTGCTGCTCGAGGGGCCCGTCACGGCGGGCCAGATCGGGGAGCGGCTCGGAATCTCGGCTGCGGGCGTGCGTCGTCACCTCGATGCACTGATCGACGCCGGTGACGCGCAGGCCAGCGCCGCCGCCGCGTGGCAGCACAACGGGCGGGGCCGTCCGGCCAAACGCTACCGGCTGACCGCCGCGGGGCGGGCCAAGCTCGGCCACACCTACGACGACCTCGCGGTCGCCGCGATCCGGCAGTTGCGGGAGATCGGCGGCAAGGAGGCCGTGCGAACCTTCGCGCGGCGCCGGATGGACACCATCCTGGCCGGGGTCACCGAGGGATCCGGCGGGGTGGCCGACACCGCCGAACGGGTCGCCGACGCGTTGACCCGCGCCGGCTATGCGACCACCACGACGCCGGTGGACGGGCCCATTCACGGGGTGCAGATCTGTCAGCACCACTGTCCGGTATCGCACGTCGCCGAGGAATTCCCGGAGCTGTGCGAGACCGAGAGTGAGGCGTTCGCAGAGATCCTCGGTACCCACGTGCAGCGCCTGGCCACCATCGCCAACGGTGACTGCGCCTGCACCACCCACGTGCCGCTCGATGCCGACAGCACGGAAAAACAGGCTGACAAAGACAGCGAAACCAAGGTTCGGGGCACAGCCCGCACCCGGACGACCATGGTGACAAGCCAAACAGCGAGCAAACAAGGAGCGGCGACATGACCATCACGCCCGAAACGCCACTGACCCAGGAAGAGACCATCGCGTCGCTGGGCAACTACGGCTACGGCTGGTCGGACTCGGACGCCGCCGGCGCGAGCGCGCAGCGCGGCCTGTCCGAAGCCGTCGTGCGTGACATCTCGGCCAAGAAGAACGAGCCGGAGTGGATGCTGGAGTCCCGGCTCAAGGCCCTCCGGACCTTCGACAAGAAGCCCATGCCGAACTGGGGTTCCAACCTCGAGGGCATCGACTTCGACAACATCAAGTACTT
The genomic region above belongs to Mycolicibacterium sp. HK-90 and contains:
- a CDS encoding metalloregulator ArsR/SmtB family transcription factor, with product MRRETTGSVSSPASAGVPKPVGDVVPVSDGHTRRAIIHLLLEGPVTAGQIGERLGISAAGVRRHLDALIDAGDAQASAAAAWQHNGRGRPAKRYRLTAAGRAKLGHTYDDLAVAAIRQLREIGGKEAVRTFARRRMDTILAGVTEGSGGVADTAERVADALTRAGYATTTTPVDGPIHGVQICQHHCPVSHVAEEFPELCETESEAFAEILGTHVQRLATIANGDCACTTHVPLDADSTEKQADKDSETKVRGTARTRTTMVTSQTASKQGAAT